The proteins below come from a single Ruegeria sp. THAF33 genomic window:
- a CDS encoding copper resistance CopC family protein, which translates to MKKIMTFALMVALANGALAHSKIEETNPANGATITTVPAEIGLNFSKNIRLTRIEMAHEEHSAVSLDLGDQTSFGQAFTIPLPSNGTGTYVIEWRGLGEDGHAMQGEFSFTVE; encoded by the coding sequence ATGAAGAAGATCATGACATTCGCGCTTATGGTTGCGCTTGCCAACGGCGCACTGGCGCATTCCAAAATTGAAGAAACAAACCCTGCCAACGGCGCCACGATAACCACTGTGCCCGCTGAAATTGGTCTCAACTTCTCAAAAAACATCCGGCTGACACGGATAGAGATGGCCCATGAAGAACACTCGGCAGTAAGCTTGGATTTGGGCGACCAGACAAGTTTTGGTCAGGCATTCACGATCCCACTGCCGAGCAATGGAACGGGCACCTATGTCATCGAATGGCGGGGTTTGGGTGAAGACGGCCATGCGATGCAGGGCGAGTTTTCCTTTACCGTGGAATGA
- a CDS encoding cytochrome c, producing MKKSHLLIGACAVAAVAAFITLRPGAIEEAAPHETRTGDAMVAIQMPAIEGNAAIGQRVFEVSCASCHGANAVGVEGAGPPLIHKIYEPSHHADEAFHRAVSQGVRSHHWQFGDMPPVEGLTRGDVAMVIAYIREIQRANGIN from the coding sequence ATGAAAAAAAGTCACTTGCTAATCGGCGCATGCGCTGTCGCTGCCGTCGCCGCCTTCATAACTCTTCGCCCCGGCGCAATTGAAGAGGCCGCACCGCATGAAACACGCACAGGCGACGCCATGGTCGCAATTCAGATGCCGGCCATCGAAGGCAATGCCGCAATCGGACAGCGTGTTTTTGAGGTCTCATGCGCGTCATGCCACGGCGCCAATGCGGTCGGCGTAGAGGGCGCCGGGCCGCCTCTGATCCACAAAATTTACGAACCCAGTCACCACGCTGATGAAGCCTTTCACAGGGCGGTTTCACAAGGTGTAAGAAGCCACCATTGGCAGTTTGGCGACATGCCCCCCGTGGAGGGCCTGACACGAGGTGACGTTGCCATGGTGATCGCCTACATTCGCGAAATCCAGCGCGCCAACGGAATAAACTGA
- a CDS encoding DUF6538 domain-containing protein encodes MKLYAYLSLSRHGIYYFRWPLPDTKPKPHTRPNTTRRTLRVSLRTRCPKEARTLARRIAACGDATKKHK; translated from the coding sequence ATGAAGCTGTATGCGTATCTCTCGCTGTCCAGACATGGGATCTATTACTTCCGTTGGCCCCTGCCCGACACAAAACCAAAACCCCACACTAGACCAAACACCACACGTAGGACCCTTCGGGTGTCTTTGCGTACAAGATGCCCTAAAGAGGCTCGTACTCTGGCACGGCGTATTGCAGCGTGCGGGGACGCAACAAAAAAGCACAAATAA